One Flagellimonas sp. CMM7 genomic region harbors:
- a CDS encoding ABC transporter ATP-binding protein gives MDHILVAKNVSKTYGDFTALSNISLEIPENCIYGLLGPNGAGKTTFIRIINQITYQDKGEVLFNGSPLAPEHISHIGYLPEERGLYKSMKVGEQALYLAQLKGLSKNEAKKRLKYWFDRLDIGDWWNKKIQELSKGMAQKIQFIVTVLHEPKLLIFDEPFSGFDPINANIIKDEILQLKEKGTSIIFSTHRMESVEELCEHIALIHKSEKILDGKLSDIKKAYKNNVFNVGLEIQQEGEVFVKTLEDKFQILSSSFDREEKQLDFTIQLPSNQTAGILAELSKEANINRFEETIPSANDIFIQTVNNKENDR, from the coding sequence ATGGATCATATCCTTGTTGCCAAAAATGTATCCAAAACCTATGGTGACTTTACTGCACTGAGCAACATTTCATTAGAAATACCGGAAAACTGTATTTATGGTCTTTTAGGTCCAAATGGGGCTGGAAAGACCACCTTTATACGCATAATCAATCAAATAACGTATCAAGATAAAGGAGAGGTGTTATTTAACGGTAGCCCTCTAGCGCCAGAACACATTTCCCATATTGGTTATTTACCCGAAGAAAGGGGTCTATACAAAAGTATGAAGGTAGGGGAGCAGGCATTGTACTTAGCTCAACTTAAGGGTCTTTCTAAGAATGAAGCAAAAAAAAGACTGAAATATTGGTTTGATCGTTTGGATATAGGTGATTGGTGGAACAAAAAAATTCAGGAGCTCTCTAAAGGGATGGCTCAAAAAATACAGTTTATAGTAACTGTTTTGCATGAGCCTAAATTGTTGATTTTTGATGAACCTTTTAGTGGGTTTGATCCTATCAATGCCAATATTATAAAAGACGAAATTCTTCAGCTTAAAGAAAAAGGAACTTCCATTATATTCTCAACACACCGAATGGAATCTGTGGAAGAGCTATGTGAACATATTGCGTTAATTCATAAATCAGAAAAAATATTGGATGGTAAACTTTCTGATATAAAAAAGGCATACAAGAACAATGTTTTTAACGTTGGGTTAGAAATACAGCAGGAAGGCGAAGTATTTGTAAAAACATTGGAAGATAAATTTCAAATCCTATCATCAAGTTTTGATAGGGAAGAGAAACAATTGGATTTCACCATTCAATTGCCATCCAATCAAACCGCGGGAATTCTTGCTGAGCTCTCTAAAGAAGCAAATATCAATCGCTTTGAAGAAACCATTCCTTCAGCCAACGACATTTTTATTCAAACAGTAAACAACAAGGAGAATGACCGGTAA
- a CDS encoding DUF4920 domain-containing protein encodes MKVFNILTAIFLLSQTLVWAQGTDSYGTSFKVNTTSNHENGVFEKIGVKDTVMTQVSGTIVEVCKSKGCWMKVDIGNQEQVFVKFKDYGFFVPTDSENGKVVMNGIAFVEEVSIDEQRHYAEDAGKSKEEVIKITKPKRTLRFEASGVQIEK; translated from the coding sequence ATGAAAGTATTTAACATTTTAACTGCCATATTCTTACTGTCTCAAACACTGGTTTGGGCTCAAGGTACAGATTCTTATGGCACATCGTTTAAAGTAAACACGACTTCTAACCATGAAAATGGAGTTTTTGAAAAAATAGGTGTAAAAGACACTGTTATGACCCAAGTATCTGGAACTATTGTGGAGGTTTGTAAATCCAAGGGGTGTTGGATGAAAGTGGATATTGGCAACCAAGAACAGGTTTTTGTAAAGTTCAAGGACTATGGATTTTTTGTTCCCACAGATTCGGAGAATGGAAAGGTCGTTATGAATGGAATTGCATTTGTTGAAGAAGTTTCAATTGATGAACAACGACATTATGCGGAGGATGCAGGAAAATCCAAAGAAGAAGTTATCAAAATAACCAAGCCTAAAAGAACCTTAAGGTTTGAAGCTTCTGGAGTACAGATAGAAAAATAG
- a CDS encoding nucleoside triphosphate pyrophosphohydrolase family protein — translation MESKIKAVELFHNSFGLGVLKEPKANLGEAKNELRFNLMDEENKEYLEAANEGDLVEVADALGDMLYILCGTILEHGMQYKIEEVFEEIQRSNMSKLGSDGNPIYREDGKVLKGPNYFKPDIQGVLDK, via the coding sequence ATGGAAAGTAAAATAAAGGCTGTGGAGCTATTCCACAATTCTTTTGGTCTAGGTGTTTTGAAGGAACCAAAAGCCAATCTGGGAGAAGCTAAGAATGAATTGCGGTTCAATCTTATGGATGAAGAAAATAAGGAGTATTTGGAGGCTGCCAATGAGGGTGACCTGGTTGAGGTTGCCGACGCTTTGGGCGATATGCTGTATATACTTTGTGGGACTATTTTGGAGCATGGAATGCAATACAAAATTGAAGAAGTTTTTGAAGAAATCCAGCGCAGCAATATGAGCAAGTTGGGATCGGATGGTAATCCTATTTACAGGGAAGACGGTAAAGTGCTTAAAGGGCCTAACTATTTCAAACCTGATATTCAAGGAGTTTTAGACAAATAA
- the crcB gene encoding fluoride efflux transporter CrcB, with translation MKQAFLVFLGGGLGSVLRYVISKPLNILLQNFFLGTFLVNIAGCLLIGVILGLSSRNNLLSINSTLFLATGFCGGFTTFSAFAFEKHSLLKNSELFHFSIYTIASIIVGVLAVALGIWLSKLGQ, from the coding sequence ATGAAGCAGGCTTTTCTTGTTTTTTTAGGCGGTGGATTAGGTAGTGTTCTTCGTTACGTTATCTCTAAGCCCTTAAATATTTTACTTCAAAACTTCTTCTTAGGCACTTTTTTAGTCAACATTGCTGGTTGTCTTCTTATTGGTGTTATTCTGGGCCTATCTTCACGAAACAATTTACTTTCAATTAACAGTACTCTTTTCCTTGCGACCGGTTTTTGCGGCGGATTCACAACTTTTTCCGCATTTGCCTTTGAAAAACATAGTCTATTAAAAAATAGCGAGCTTTTTCATTTTTCCATTTACACCATTGCCAGTATTATAGTCGGCGTTCTAGCTGTTGCTTTAGGTATATGGCTCTCAAAACTGGGCCAATAG
- a CDS encoding TIGR01777 family oxidoreductase, translating into MKVLITGATGLVGKAIVKVLHEKGMSVNYLTTRREKIISSQDFNGFYWNPSKNEIDLACFDGVSAIINLAGAGVAKRWSPSYKKKILSSRVTSLQTLHKALGKIDSTQVKSLVSASAIGIYPNSLINFYDENETGIDDSFLGEVVEKWEREVDTFNSFNFSVSKIRIGIVLSIMGGALPKMARPIQNFVGAAFGTGNQWQSWIHIEDLAQIFVFAIENNLNGAFNAVAPNPVTNAKMTKELARILDKPLILPNVPRLAMKIILGEMSYILFASQRVSCKRIEEKGFVFRHTNIGAALENLYLPKKEASESQMTSMNKEFV; encoded by the coding sequence ATGAAGGTGTTGATTACAGGTGCCACAGGATTAGTAGGCAAAGCCATTGTAAAGGTTTTGCATGAAAAAGGCATGTCTGTTAATTACCTGACCACACGAAGAGAGAAAATAATATCATCCCAAGATTTTAATGGTTTTTACTGGAACCCCTCGAAAAACGAAATAGATTTAGCGTGTTTTGATGGAGTTTCGGCAATAATAAATCTTGCGGGAGCCGGTGTTGCTAAAAGGTGGTCTCCATCATACAAAAAGAAGATACTTTCAAGTAGAGTAACCAGTCTTCAAACATTGCACAAAGCATTGGGGAAAATTGATTCTACCCAAGTAAAGTCTTTGGTTTCGGCTTCTGCTATTGGCATTTATCCAAATTCCCTCATTAATTTTTATGATGAAAATGAAACAGGTATTGATGATAGTTTTTTAGGAGAGGTTGTTGAAAAATGGGAGCGTGAAGTAGATACGTTCAATAGTTTTAATTTTAGTGTTTCCAAAATACGAATAGGTATTGTGTTGTCAATAATGGGAGGGGCACTACCTAAAATGGCAAGACCTATTCAAAACTTTGTTGGAGCTGCTTTTGGAACAGGAAATCAATGGCAATCTTGGATTCATATTGAAGATTTGGCGCAGATTTTTGTTTTTGCGATTGAAAATAATCTAAACGGGGCATTTAATGCAGTGGCTCCAAACCCGGTAACCAATGCGAAAATGACCAAGGAATTGGCTAGAATACTTGATAAACCTCTAATTCTGCCCAATGTACCAAGGCTTGCAATGAAGATTATCCTGGGCGAAATGTCATACATCCTTTTTGCCAGTCAACGAGTTAGTTGTAAACGTATTGAAGAAAAAGGATTTGTTTTTAGGCATACGAACATAGGTGCTGCCTTGGAAAACCTTTATTTGCCAAAGAAAGAAGCGAGTGAATCTCAGATGACATCAATGAATAAAGAATTTGTGTGA
- a CDS encoding nucleotide exchange factor GrpE, with protein MENEIEDKEEVSIEDQLREDLAKEKDKFLRLFAEFENFKKRTSKERMELFKTAGQEVIVSLLPVLDDFDRALKEISKSEDKEMFKGVELISNKLKETLKGKGLEQVEVGEGDVFDAEVHDAITQIPAPNKKMKGKIIDVVEKGFKLGERIIRHPKVVVGN; from the coding sequence ATGGAAAATGAAATCGAAGATAAAGAAGAAGTTTCCATAGAAGACCAACTACGAGAAGATCTGGCAAAGGAGAAGGATAAATTCCTTAGACTTTTTGCCGAGTTTGAAAATTTCAAAAAAAGGACTTCTAAAGAGCGTATGGAGTTGTTTAAAACAGCAGGGCAAGAGGTAATAGTTTCATTGCTACCAGTTTTAGATGATTTTGATAGAGCACTTAAGGAAATTTCAAAGTCTGAGGATAAAGAAATGTTCAAAGGTGTAGAGCTCATTAGTAATAAATTGAAAGAAACTTTGAAAGGAAAAGGGTTGGAGCAGGTTGAAGTAGGAGAAGGTGATGTTTTTGACGCAGAAGTTCATGATGCAATAACCCAAATCCCTGCTCCGAACAAAAAGATGAAAGGTAAAATAATAGATGTTGTCGAAAAAGGATTCAAACTTGGAGAACGCATCATACGACACCCAAAAGTAGTCGTTGGAAATTAA
- the dnaJ gene encoding molecular chaperone DnaJ, giving the protein MKDDFYEILGVSKGASAAEIKKAYRKKAIEFHPDKNPGDSKAEEMFKKAAEAYEVLSDPDKRAKYDQFGHAAFEGGGGFGGGGMNMDDIFSQFGDIFGSAFGGGFSGFGGFGGSGQRRVKGSNLRIRVKLTLEEVANGVEKKVKVRRKVQAEGVTYKTCPTCNGSGQVTKITNTILGRMQTATTCSTCGGAGQTIDKRPSGADAQGLKMEEETVSIKIPPGVEEGMQLKVTGKGNGAPGDGIPGDLLVAIETAEHDTLKREGDNLHYDLYISFSEAVLGSSKEIDAVGGKVRIKLEPGIQSGKILRLRGKGISSINGYGSGDLLVHVNVWTPKELNREQKEFFERMQNDENFIPKPEKSDKSFFEKVKDMFS; this is encoded by the coding sequence ATGAAGGATGACTTTTACGAAATATTGGGCGTTTCCAAAGGAGCTTCGGCTGCTGAAATAAAAAAGGCTTACAGGAAAAAGGCTATTGAATTTCATCCGGATAAAAATCCGGGCGACTCTAAGGCCGAAGAAATGTTTAAAAAAGCTGCTGAGGCTTATGAAGTCTTGAGCGACCCCGATAAACGCGCCAAATATGACCAATTTGGACATGCTGCCTTTGAAGGTGGTGGTGGTTTTGGTGGCGGAGGTATGAATATGGATGATATCTTCAGTCAGTTTGGAGATATTTTCGGTAGCGCTTTTGGTGGTGGATTTAGCGGATTTGGTGGCTTTGGTGGTAGTGGACAGCGCAGAGTGAAAGGAAGCAACCTTCGGATTAGGGTTAAGTTGACACTAGAAGAAGTTGCCAATGGAGTGGAGAAAAAAGTAAAGGTTAGAAGGAAGGTACAAGCAGAAGGAGTAACCTACAAAACATGTCCTACCTGTAACGGTAGCGGTCAAGTCACTAAAATAACCAACACAATTCTAGGTAGAATGCAGACGGCAACTACCTGTAGTACTTGTGGTGGAGCTGGCCAAACTATTGATAAGAGACCTAGTGGAGCGGATGCGCAGGGACTAAAGATGGAAGAGGAAACCGTTTCTATAAAAATTCCGCCGGGCGTAGAAGAAGGTATGCAACTGAAGGTTACCGGAAAAGGGAATGGCGCTCCGGGAGATGGAATTCCAGGAGACTTATTAGTAGCAATTGAGACTGCAGAACATGATACCTTAAAAAGAGAAGGTGATAATTTGCATTACGACCTATATATCAGCTTTTCCGAAGCTGTGTTGGGCAGTTCTAAAGAGATTGATGCCGTAGGAGGGAAGGTTAGGATAAAATTGGAACCTGGAATTCAATCTGGAAAGATATTGAGATTGCGTGGTAAGGGGATCTCCAGTATTAATGGGTATGGCAGTGGAGATTTGCTGGTACACGTAAACGTTTGGACCCCGAAAGAATTAAACAGGGAACAAAAAGAATTCTTTGAACGTATGCAGAATGACGAGAACTTTATTCCGAAACCGGAAAAGTCAGATAAGTCGTTTTTTGAAAAAGTTAAAGATATGTTCTCCTAA
- a CDS encoding ABC transporter permease, with the protein MTGKLWLIIRREYLAKVRNKSFIIMTILSPLLIVGMIVLIAYLTKINDSEKRVISVLNESDFFHEQFKTSESMSYVHFEDLSLQEAKDSTSSLGYYGLLYLPKGTDLEQVSKSAYLFTKDNPNTNVTQQLEGVFQKKLRQKKLGNLGVSPEQFSDIESSFEINLATFDGEKSVKGINEIKAFIGGGFGYAIMMFIIIYGGFVMRSVIEEKTSRIIEVIISSVKPFQLMLGKIIGTSLAGITQFTIWIISASLLLFLVSLFLGIDLGAIAAENPMVPGGMNGMEQFSTPPSTEMMLYAKEILNIPWFLLISSFLVYFILGYFIYSSIYAAIGAAVDNETDTQQFIFPIILPLMLAIYVGFFSVFSNPHGPIAVGFSLFPLTSPIVMLMRLPGGIGEGGVPLWQLLLSITLLVGTFFGIVWLAAKIYRVGILMYGKRPTYKELFKWLKY; encoded by the coding sequence ATGACCGGTAAGCTGTGGTTAATTATAAGGCGTGAGTATTTGGCTAAAGTGAGGAACAAATCGTTTATAATCATGACCATTTTGAGTCCTCTTTTAATCGTGGGCATGATCGTATTGATTGCTTACCTCACCAAAATAAATGACAGTGAGAAACGGGTAATCTCAGTTTTAAATGAGAGTGATTTTTTTCATGAACAATTTAAGACATCAGAAAGTATGTCCTATGTTCACTTTGAAGACCTTTCTTTACAAGAAGCCAAAGATTCTACAAGTTCGCTGGGGTATTATGGACTGCTTTATTTGCCAAAAGGTACCGATTTGGAACAAGTATCCAAATCAGCATATTTATTTACCAAGGATAACCCCAATACCAATGTTACGCAACAGTTAGAAGGTGTTTTTCAGAAGAAGTTAAGACAAAAGAAGTTGGGGAATCTAGGAGTTTCTCCGGAGCAATTTTCAGATATTGAATCATCATTTGAAATTAACCTTGCTACGTTTGATGGTGAGAAAAGTGTAAAAGGCATAAATGAAATAAAGGCATTTATTGGAGGAGGGTTTGGATATGCCATTATGATGTTCATTATTATCTACGGTGGTTTTGTAATGCGAAGCGTAATAGAAGAGAAAACCAGCAGAATTATTGAAGTCATTATTTCTTCAGTAAAACCTTTTCAATTAATGCTGGGTAAAATAATAGGTACTTCATTAGCGGGAATTACACAATTTACCATTTGGATAATTTCTGCTTCACTCTTGTTGTTTCTTGTATCGTTGTTTTTAGGGATTGATTTAGGAGCAATTGCAGCTGAAAATCCAATGGTTCCTGGCGGCATGAATGGCATGGAACAATTCTCTACGCCCCCAAGTACCGAAATGATGTTATATGCCAAGGAAATTTTAAATATTCCATGGTTTCTATTGATCAGTTCCTTTTTGGTGTACTTTATTTTAGGATATTTTATTTACAGCTCAATTTACGCAGCAATCGGTGCTGCGGTAGACAACGAAACGGATACGCAGCAATTTATTTTCCCAATAATATTACCATTGATGTTAGCCATTTATGTAGGTTTCTTTTCGGTTTTTAGCAATCCACATGGCCCCATTGCGGTCGGATTTTCATTATTCCCGCTAACTTCTCCCATAGTTATGTTGATGAGGCTTCCAGGAGGAATTGGTGAAGGTGGTGTACCTTTGTGGCAACTGCTACTATCGATTACCCTACTTGTGGGAACATTTTTTGGTATTGTATGGTTAGCAGCTAAAATTTACAGAGTGGGAATATTGATGTACGGAAAAAGGCCCACATACAAAGAATTGTTTAAATGGTTGAAATATTAA
- a CDS encoding mechanosensitive ion channel family protein encodes MQEETSEIKEIIQEDIWGSIKEFLNTGFHLGEGEKSIHLTVGLLLLLTVAFIVTKFLLKWLRYLFTRKMEQEDKQKFSSVFKFINYVIYLVVVLVTLSAAGIDITLIITASAALFVGLGLALQELFQDILGGIFIIIDKSLQVGDIVEVDNKVGKVFEIKLRTTRAITRDDKVIIIPNHKFISDIVYNYTQNHRTTRERVNVGVAYGSDVVLVTQLLEQVAAEQKQVLKNPKPFVLFDDFGDSALLFSLHFFTNDSFGDPKIKSEIRYKINTKFKENNISIPFPQRDVHLIQYQKPQEK; translated from the coding sequence GTGCAAGAAGAGACCAGCGAAATAAAAGAAATCATTCAAGAAGATATCTGGGGCTCCATTAAGGAATTCCTAAATACAGGATTTCATTTGGGCGAAGGTGAGAAATCCATACACCTTACCGTTGGCCTATTATTGCTTTTAACGGTTGCCTTTATTGTTACTAAGTTCCTCTTAAAATGGCTCAGGTACCTGTTTACCAGAAAAATGGAGCAAGAGGACAAACAAAAGTTCTCCAGTGTTTTTAAGTTCATCAATTACGTAATCTACCTAGTAGTTGTTTTGGTCACTCTAAGTGCTGCCGGAATAGATATTACTCTTATCATTACTGCTTCTGCAGCTTTGTTTGTGGGGCTGGGGCTGGCGCTTCAAGAATTGTTTCAAGATATTCTTGGTGGCATTTTTATTATAATTGATAAATCTTTACAAGTTGGCGATATTGTTGAGGTTGATAACAAAGTAGGTAAGGTCTTTGAAATTAAATTAAGAACAACAAGGGCCATTACTAGAGATGATAAAGTCATCATTATTCCCAATCATAAGTTCATTAGCGATATTGTATATAACTACACCCAAAATCATAGAACTACAAGAGAAAGAGTGAATGTTGGTGTGGCTTACGGGAGTGACGTTGTTTTGGTTACCCAACTTTTAGAACAAGTGGCAGCAGAACAAAAGCAAGTGTTGAAAAACCCAAAGCCATTTGTGCTTTTTGATGATTTTGGAGATTCTGCCCTGCTATTTTCGCTTCATTTTTTTACTAATGATAGTTTTGGTGACCCTAAGATCAAAAGTGAAATTCGATACAAGATAAATACGAAATTCAAAGAAAATAATATTAGTATTCCGTTCCCGCAACGAGATGTACATCTAATCCAGTATCAAAAACCTCAGGAAAAATAA
- a CDS encoding DUF6268 family outer membrane beta-barrel protein: protein MLTYQTGYGQSSDIFKFEYLNIPENDSGIKTQRYKLLFNLPIKLNEKKDYLITGLEYNRLDIGYSRDFPFDKSELIRFHVADLNLGFITKWNENWNLVTIITPRFASNFTNGTITDDFFFNATATLWKEKPNADKPFRIVLGLSYNSTTGLPVPLPLVSYYRRFHPKWSYTLGIPRSNFKYHMSKKHTLEATMLLDGYFINIQNDIDLPDGQLGSKISLSALIGALGYQYNISKRMSLYALVGRSFEQEGKLRNDKRGDVFLLNDESNLYIRTGFKIGIF, encoded by the coding sequence ATGCTTACCTACCAAACAGGATACGGTCAAAGTTCGGATATATTCAAATTTGAGTATTTAAACATTCCCGAAAATGACTCTGGTATTAAAACACAGCGTTATAAGCTGTTGTTCAACCTCCCCATTAAACTGAACGAAAAAAAGGACTACTTAATAACGGGTTTAGAGTATAATAGGCTTGATATTGGTTATTCGCGTGATTTTCCATTTGACAAAAGCGAATTAATTCGGTTTCATGTGGCAGACCTTAACCTTGGTTTTATAACCAAATGGAATGAAAACTGGAATTTGGTGACTATAATTACACCAAGGTTTGCTTCTAACTTTACAAATGGAACCATTACGGATGATTTCTTTTTTAACGCCACCGCAACACTATGGAAAGAAAAGCCAAATGCAGACAAGCCATTTAGAATAGTACTTGGACTATCTTATAACAGTACCACAGGGCTTCCCGTTCCCTTACCATTGGTTAGTTATTATAGAAGATTTCACCCAAAATGGTCCTATACTCTTGGAATACCGAGATCCAACTTTAAATATCATATGTCTAAAAAACATACTTTGGAAGCAACAATGTTATTGGATGGATATTTTATAAATATTCAAAACGATATTGATTTGCCAGATGGGCAGTTGGGTTCAAAAATCTCCCTTTCCGCTTTAATTGGGGCTTTGGGGTATCAGTATAACATATCCAAGAGAATGTCTTTATATGCATTGGTAGGGCGTTCATTTGAGCAGGAAGGAAAGTTAAGGAATGATAAAAGGGGCGATGTTTTTTTATTGAATGATGAGTCAAATCTTTATATTAGAACTGGATTCAAGATTGGAATTTTTTAA
- a CDS encoding branched-chain amino acid aminotransferase: MGTMTNTVMVEKAKTSKIKDVDFDNLSFGSIYTDHMLVCDYKNGEWKAPKVIPYQPLTLDPSAKIFHYGQSIFEGMKAYKDDEESVWLFRPLENFKRLNKSAKRIAIPELPEEYFMEGLTTLLQVEKDWIPKNPGSSLYVRPFILASGTGFHASPADEYKFIIACAPSGAYFSGKVKVLIEENYSRAANGGVGYAKAGGNYAGQFYPTQLAIEKGYNQVIWTDDNEHEYIEEAGAMNIFIRINDTLITGPTSDRILDGITRKSILDIAKDEGIATEVRKISVTEVVEAAKAGTLKEMFGAGTAAVVSPIASFGYKDTDYDLPDLADNYASRLKKRITDIQYNRAEDKFGWRFKVQ; encoded by the coding sequence ATGGGAACAATGACAAACACTGTAATGGTAGAAAAGGCAAAGACCTCCAAAATTAAGGATGTAGATTTTGATAATCTTTCTTTTGGAAGTATTTATACTGATCATATGCTAGTCTGTGATTACAAGAATGGCGAATGGAAAGCTCCAAAGGTTATCCCATACCAGCCATTGACCTTAGACCCTTCGGCAAAAATATTTCATTATGGACAATCCATTTTTGAAGGAATGAAGGCCTATAAAGATGATGAAGAAAGTGTTTGGCTGTTTAGACCGTTGGAAAATTTTAAGCGTTTGAACAAATCGGCTAAACGAATAGCAATACCAGAGCTTCCAGAGGAGTATTTTATGGAAGGACTTACCACACTCTTACAAGTTGAGAAAGATTGGATTCCCAAGAACCCGGGAAGCTCCCTATATGTTCGCCCGTTTATTTTAGCCTCTGGAACTGGCTTCCATGCTTCACCAGCGGATGAGTACAAATTCATTATTGCCTGCGCGCCATCCGGGGCATATTTTTCTGGCAAGGTTAAGGTATTAATAGAAGAGAACTACTCCAGAGCTGCTAATGGTGGTGTTGGTTATGCCAAAGCGGGAGGAAATTATGCAGGGCAATTTTACCCTACTCAATTAGCCATTGAAAAAGGATATAATCAAGTTATTTGGACAGATGATAATGAGCATGAGTATATAGAAGAAGCTGGTGCCATGAATATTTTTATACGAATAAATGACACTTTGATTACAGGCCCTACCAGTGATCGTATACTTGATGGTATTACCCGCAAAAGTATTTTAGACATTGCAAAAGATGAAGGTATTGCCACTGAGGTTCGCAAAATATCCGTTACTGAAGTCGTAGAAGCTGCTAAAGCCGGAACGCTAAAAGAAATGTTTGGCGCCGGTACTGCTGCCGTTGTATCCCCAATAGCTTCCTTTGGCTATAAGGACACGGACTATGATTTACCGGATTTAGCGGACAACTATGCCTCTAGACTTAAAAAGCGTATTACCGATATACAATACAATCGAGCTGAAGACAAATTTGGCTGGAGATTTAAAGTACAGTAA
- the mnmD gene encoding tRNA (5-methylaminomethyl-2-thiouridine)(34)-methyltransferase MnmD: MKRKIITTADGSKTIQIEDWNEQYHSKHGAIQEAYHVFIEHGLRLFKNTNISILEMGFGTGLNALITLLEIEKLNLKVNYVGVEAFPVSSAEVIELDYCSQLNADEYQQSFQKMHNSEWEGQNSISDRFRLKKQMKDFKSINDIDLFNLIYFDAFGARVQPELWTEEIFLRMYQALKHEGVLVTYAAKGSVRRALQAVGFNVERLPGPPGKREMLRATKM; encoded by the coding sequence TTGAAACGCAAAATTATTACTACAGCAGATGGTTCCAAGACCATCCAAATTGAAGATTGGAATGAACAATATCATTCTAAACATGGAGCAATTCAAGAGGCTTATCATGTTTTTATTGAACATGGACTTAGATTGTTCAAAAATACCAACATTAGTATTTTAGAAATGGGTTTTGGTACAGGACTTAACGCCTTGATTACACTTTTGGAAATAGAAAAATTGAACCTGAAAGTTAATTATGTTGGGGTTGAAGCATTTCCAGTTTCTTCTGCCGAGGTTATAGAACTGGATTATTGCTCCCAATTGAATGCGGACGAATATCAACAATCTTTTCAAAAAATGCATAATTCAGAGTGGGAAGGCCAGAATTCTATTTCAGATAGATTCCGGCTTAAAAAGCAGATGAAGGATTTTAAATCGATAAACGACATTGATTTGTTCAACCTTATCTATTTTGATGCTTTTGGAGCGAGGGTGCAACCAGAGTTATGGACGGAAGAGATTTTTTTGAGAATGTACCAAGCCTTGAAGCATGAAGGTGTTTTGGTAACCTATGCCGCCAAGGGTAGTGTAAGAAGGGCTTTGCAGGCCGTTGGTTTTAACGTAGAGCGGTTGCCAGGCCCTCCAGGTAAACGAGAAATGCTGAGAGCTACCAAAATGTAA